Within Dromaius novaehollandiae isolate bDroNov1 chromosome 8, bDroNov1.hap1, whole genome shotgun sequence, the genomic segment CCTCTTCTGCAAGGCAGAGGAGGGCAACGTGGGGCAGCACGGCTGGCCAgaccccccccaccgccccccggcACTTACCTGGGCCTCGCTGCCGCAGGCGTCGAACCTGGCGTCTATCTTGAAGGTGGAGCCGGCCACCTGGGCGGCGCAGGAGGGGCTGCCCAGGTAGATCCGGTGCCGCTCCAGCGGGGCCAGGGCCTGCACGGGGATCTGGATGTGGAAGTCCGTCCGCGTGCAGCTGACGTTGACGGGCACCACTGGCGGGGGCGAGACACCGGCTGACCGACCCCGGCGTTTCGGGGAACCATCCCCCCAGGAAGGTTATTTTcccgggggcctgggggcagaaAGCAGCCCCGGGACGAGGAGCAGGGAGCAGGTCGCCCCGCTCACCAAGGCCAACCTCGGCCAAGCTCGACCCAAACCCTCGAGCGGTGAGTTATCAAATCCCCCTGCATCCCGGCCTTTGGAAACCGCGCTCGAAagcgccgcagcagccgccccacGCGCCGCCTTACCTCCGACGTAGGCCACGGCGAAGCCCCGCTTGGCCGTGTTGCGGTCGGTGcggagcaccagcagcagctcgTTCCCGCTGGACACGACGGGCGGCAGCCGCTGGCGCCCGCACCACTTGCCCAGCAGCGAGGCGTTTTCGGCACCGCCGTCGAAGGCGGCCAGGTGGTCGTAGTCGCAGGCGTCCGTCAGGCTGCTGCGCCCCTCCAGGTCCAAGTCCAAGAAGAAGACCTTGACCCGGTACCCCGGGGGCAGCTGGATGGTCCACTGACACTTGAGGTTATTGGGGTAGAAGTTGGGATATTGAGGACTGGAGAAGTTTCCTTTGAGGGCCGTGTACACCTCCTGGCACTCGCCTGCTCGGAAAGCAAAAAAAGGGCAAATCTGGAGCCACCGGCATGGAGACCCCACCGGGGACCCGCGGCGCGCCCGCTCCTCCGCGCCCCGTACCGGAGTAGAAGTAGGCTTTGAAGCCTCTGGCGCCGATGTTGAAGTCGGACTTGAAGACGACGAGGAGCGCGGGGCCGGAGGAGACGGCGCGGGGAGGGCTGCGGCTGCCGCAGTAGCGCCCcaggcgggcggccgccgccgtggGCCCGTCGAAGAGGGCCACGTAGTCGAAGCTGCACTCCTCGTCGTTCTCCACCTGGAAGTCGGCGAAGACCAGCCGCACGCTggcgcccgcggcggcccggaTGCTCCAGCGGCACTCGGCGTTGTTGGGGTAGTTGTCCGGGTAGTCGGGGCTGGCGATCTCGCCGGAGAGCGCCGTGAGCTCCCCGCCGCAGACGTCtgcgggcgggaaggggcggtGGGCCAccgcgccggcgcggcccggcccccgcgcgcccggcGCCCCTCACCTCCGCGGTAAGCCGCCGCGAAGCCGCCGCTCGCCACGTGCTTGTCCGAGTGGAAGACGACGGCCAGGACGTGCCAGGAGGAGGTGaaggagggcggcgggcggcggccgcagAAGGTGCCCAGGAGGTTGCCGCGGTCCCGGGCGGCACCGTTGTAGACCTGCAGGTAGTCGTAGCCGCAGGCGTCGTGGTACTCCAGGTCGAAGTGGCTGAAGGTGAGCAGCACGGAGGAGCCCTCGGCCACCACGATGAGCCAGGTGCACTCGGTGTCGTAGGGGTACAGCCCGGGGAAGTTCGGGCTGCTGAAGTTGCCGGCCGGCGCCGAGAGCACCCCGCCGCACTTGATGCCTGTGGgaaaacagccagcaggcagcttTCCCTGCATCCCGGAGGAATTTCACCCGGAGGAGGGTTTCATTGCGCGGACGTGCATCGGGAGCCCTTACCtctgccggcggcgggcggccgggcggcgcacAGCAGGGCCAGCGCCAccagcccgcccgccccgcggcaccCCATCCTCCGGCACGGCCGGCACCCCCGACCCGGCCCGCGCCGCCTGCCcgggagaggagaaaaataaataaataaggagaggaataaataaaaagcaggagGACTGCAGAATTAATAGTGGGATGAATAATTCATCGCTTGTTTGAATTAAGAGCGGCAAGGTAACTTGATCTATTCCTCCCTTCCTTCACTCAGTTTTAATGATCTGGATCAAATGTCCCAAGGATTTACACTATACCAGATACCTTGTCAATACACTATATTTAGAAGAGATATTAATGTTTCAGATATGGTGTATAACGGCAGTAAGTCTGGGCTGACAATATGCCCTTAAGGGGCTATGAAAATAATTTAGTTGGCCGGGCAAGACAGCGAGCCGGGATGGGAATTTCAGTGCGAACAGGGAAAAGCGCCTCAGGAATTAACGTGATTTATACTGCGGCACGGGCTGCACAAAGCCAACTGTTGATAAAAGCCGGGGAAACGGGCGGCGCGTTTCAGGCCGCGTTTCTGCACAAAGCCGTGCCTCCGAGCGAGGCGGCGGCTCGGGAGGCTTCGCTCGGCGTCGAGCCCCCTCGGAGACTTGGGGGGCCGAGGggagggcgctgcgggcccgGAGGGGCACCGCGTCCAGCCCAGGCCTTGGAGAAGACAACCACGCTGCTCAAACAGCAAGCCAGAGGCGCGCTGGCAGCCTCTCCCACGCACCCCGGATGCCTCCTCCCGCGTCCAAGcggctgcattttatttttgctcaatGCAGGCAGCGTTTAGCTTGCAAAGCCCCTGGCGAGGCCTCCGGAGGGTCGGCTCCCGCTGCCGAGAAGGGAGCGAGCGCTGGATGCTTGCAGGGAGGTTGCAATCGGAGCCGGCTCTGCCAGCGCGGTCGGTGCTCGGCACGAGCGAGAGGAGACGCAGCTGAGCGAGGGGCGGGCCACGGGCTCGCGGTCCCTCCCTGAGTAACTgccgggctgcagcccttgcAAAACCTcaagggagagagggcagcagggcCAAATCCTCCCTATGAAAAGATTAAAGATGAGTTGCAAAAACATCGATTATTGCAGACCCTGTGAAGACCCTGGCGCATCGCGCTGCCCCTCCGCGAAAACCCACGCGCTTTTCTGGGACCTGAGAGACCTGGGCTAAAAAAGTCACCTTCAAAGCAAGGGGGAAAGAAGCAGCAAGTATCTCTAAATCTCAGCCAGTGAGACAAGTTGCATTTATTAATTAAGCAACGCGGATCGATGCCTGAGACATTTCCTGCGGATTAATGATGGGCTGGGAGGAGCTGACGGCCCGAGGTGCAGCGAAGGCCCATTAATGCGAACTGGTCATTAATCCCCAGGAAACGCTCCATGCCAAGGTCATTAAGTGTCTGCATGTATTTATGGggaataataacaacaacaataatatttatgcagagcctcttccccgccgcggggctccaCCGCTGCGCGACTGGCTGCCACCGCCACCCTGTCCCTGCGGGCGCCCAccggcctcggccccgctccTCCGGGGACACAGCCATAAATCACGAGCCCGAGAGGCGCTTGATTCGTTTAAGCAGAAAGGAGGTGATGAGGACTGCGAGGCTTCGGAGAAGATCAAAGGTTTAAACACGGTCCCCAGGAGAAACGGGAATTATTTAGGCAGGAAATAATGAGACGAAATTAAGAAGGCATTTAGGCTGcgcaagagggaaaaaagaggaaaaaaagaggaaaaaaagagggagcaAAGCTGACGGGGACGTGGGGCGGCTCCTGGGGATGCTCGTGCCCATCCCGCTTGCTTGGAGGTGCTGGGGCACTAGCGCATCCCGCCAGCGCCGTCCAGCACGGTGGGAGACGCAGGAGCACCGGAGCGGGCCCCACATCCACTCGGAAAGCAGTTCTGCCTTTTCAAGAAGGCTTCGGGGATTTTTAGCGCCATCTCGGACAGgcggattttttttaaagcaggaggTGTCCAAGCAAGGTTTTCAGAGTACGTAATTTCCCAGGAAAATACTTTCTCCGTGTTCCTAGCTAGGGCCAAAGCAGGGAGAGCTACCAAAGAAAGCGGCTCCTCATTTATCAGCCCCATGCTACACGAAACTCCTCCACGACACAGCGGCTCATGGGGGCCGAAACATGGCTTGGATCAGAGCTGAGATTTAGCCTTGGATCTAATGTGGGCAACGTTCCTGGATTTTTCTGCGTTAAAAAGCCAGAACTGTATCTTATGCTGGGAAAAGGGCTTTCTCGTAAGCCTTTGCTCTGATGAAGTTACCATAAAAGCTGCAGCCACAGCGGATTAATTCCACTCACCTGGAATCCAGTCATCCCAGGCTCACCTGCAAAGCCAAGGGAGAAATGCTCCTGcgccagagcagcagagctgataaGGTGTAACTACTCGATACAGGTAAAAATGAGATGGGGATGATAACGCTTGAGGGGAGCATCATCACTTGTCATCACCCTGCAGACCCTGGGCACTTCTGACACAGGACACAGCGGGGAATGAAGGGAAGGACATGGAGGTGCCTGGACACTGTATTTCCAGGTGCCACTAGTAAACACCCTGGCCTGGGAGGGTGAAAGAGTGGAGGGAGGGTATCTCAGCTCTGCCCGTGCCGCGCAGGGGTCACCCCGGTAAAGCCCCACGGGTAATGGCACAGCCGAAATGAACCCCACGGACGCCAGCGTGCCACGCCAGCGCTTTGCTGCTCCCTTGGCCACAATGTCTTCTCCCCTTGGATTAAATCTCTCTAATGGACATCTAATAGGGCACAATACCACTGCACATTAACACAGAATTCAGCTTAAGTCACTGGTCTTCATATTAGAGCAAAAGTGTTTATTTGGGTGCTTCGTAGTACCCTTAAGAGATATCTCTCTTGAAATTGCACATGAAGACTTCCATTAAAATTACCATTAGAGGCATGGGTGATTGTAGCAGCCAATCCCTAATGACACCCGATCTTTAAAACACTCACAAGAGTGGGAATGATGCTGGCGACAAATATTTGATCCAATGGCCTATGAAAGTACACGCACAAGAAATTCCAACTATTGAGATGGCTGATTTGAAGCAGTGTCTGCAGGGAAACAAGGATGTCCAAGGCTCAGCCTGAGGTTCCTTAAGTGAGGAATATCCTGCTAAAAGACAAAAGAGGAATTTTCTTCAAGTCCTGCTGATTTCAAATATCTACTCATATCTTGATTGAATGCAGAGGAGCCACATATTAATACAAATGGCTTTCTTCGACAGGAATTTATTATCGTCTTCATCAAGTCTTCATTTAGACGACCAGTGTACGTGTTTTCCTGGTAGCTCCAAGGAAGTTTTTCCAGTGAACTTTCCTGAAAAGGCAAAAGGTTGCAGGGTGCCACAGTAAAAAGGACAACTGATTGCCTACAGCCACATCTCTAACTTCCCCTCACAGTGCTTCAGAGGAGGCTTTTCACCCCCATGACTCCCTCTGGATAGACCTGGCCCATCCTGAGAGCTGTGTCCCTATTGCAAAGCCCAGATCAAACCCTTCTCTGCCAAGGGATCTGGCTGCTCACTCAGAGGGGACTGAACAAAACCAGAGTGTAACTACTGCTAAGAAACCCTGCAAAACTTTCTCCTTTGAGAATCACTTCCCACCATGCCTCTTCTATCCCAAGTCCTAAGTCCCAAGTCTattcctctctcctgcctcttccATTCCCAAGTCTCTTTCAGTCCCATCTCCCTCAAATAAAACAACCGGAAGAAGCCAACCCTGCTCCAAACACAGTTCTGATCCCGTGAC encodes:
- the CDCP2 gene encoding CUB domain-containing protein 2 — encoded protein: MGCRGAGGLVALALLCAARPPAAGRGIKCGGVLSAPAGNFSSPNFPGLYPYDTECTWLIVVAEGSSVLLTFSHFDLEYHDACGYDYLQVYNGAARDRGNLLGTFCGRRPPPSFTSSWHVLAVVFHSDKHVASGGFAAAYRGDVCGGELTALSGEIASPDYPDNYPNNAECRWSIRAAAGASVRLVFADFQVENDEECSFDYVALFDGPTAAAARLGRYCGSRSPPRAVSSGPALLVVFKSDFNIGARGFKAYFYSGECQEVYTALKGNFSSPQYPNFYPNNLKCQWTIQLPPGYRVKVFFLDLDLEGRSSLTDACDYDHLAAFDGGAENASLLGKWCGRQRLPPVVSSGNELLLVLRTDRNTAKRGFAVAYVGVVPVNVSCTRTDFHIQIPVQALAPLERHRIYLGSPSCAAQVAGSTFKIDARFDACGSEAQKRNNTSVIVSVLYIDFSAGGQEDVHRYEVQCEPKRKEAWVSLLAGPDPPRPGPRAEDLAEGQRREAEAADARDGRSQDASDVVFISICILAGLLMVIAVVGLVLL